The following coding sequences lie in one Arachis ipaensis cultivar K30076 chromosome B03, Araip1.1, whole genome shotgun sequence genomic window:
- the LOC107631416 gene encoding glutathione S-transferase F11-like codes for MVVKVYGPRTAACPQRVLACLLEKGVDFEIVHVDLDHGEQKQPHFLLKQPFGQVPVVEDGDFRLFESRAIVKYYAAKHAESGPNLLGTTLEERALVDQWLEVEAHNFNDLCFTLMLQLVILPKMGQPGDLALAHSSEQKLEKVLDVYDKRLSESAYLAGDTFTLADLSHLPGIDHLIEDAKLGHLITQRTNVNAWWQKIASRPAWKKLKNLIH; via the exons ATGGTGGTGAAGGTATATGGTCCAAGAACAGCAGCCTGCCCTCAGAGAGTGTTGGCTTGCCTCTTAGAGAAAGGGGTTGACTTTGAAATTGTCCATGTTGACCTTGATCACGGAGAGCAAAAGCAACCTCATTTTCTTCTGAAACAG CCTTTTGGTCAAGTGCCAGTTGTGGAAGACGGGGATTTCAGACTCTTTG AGTCAAGGGCAATAGTAAAGTACTACGCAGCAAAACATGCAGAGAGTGGTCCTAATCTATTAGGTACAACCTTAGAGGAGAGAGCACTGGTGGACCAGTGGCTTGAAGTAGAAGCACACAACTTCAATGATTTGTGTTTCACTCTCATGCTTCAACTTGTGATCCTACCAAAGATGGGTCAGCCAGGGGACTTGGCTTTGGCTCATAGCTCTGAGCAGAAGCTAGAGAAGGTGCTTGATGTCTACGACAAGAGGCTCTCAGAGAGCGCTTATCTCGCCGGAGACACCTTCACTTTGGCCGATCTTAGTCACCTTCCGGGGATCGATCATCTCATTGAGGATGCCAAGTTGGGCCACTTGATCACTCAGAGGACCAATGTTAATGCTTGGTGGCAGAAAATAGCAAGCAGGCCAGCTTGGAAAAAATTGAAGAATTTGATTCATTAA